In the genome of Cupriavidus malaysiensis, one region contains:
- a CDS encoding ABC transporter permease — MTPPLLSRPAAQRIAAPLAVGVLLLLAWQAACMVLQVPAYLVPAPLTILHTLVEDWSLLAGSLLVTLKITLLAFALAVVLGTAAAFLFVQSRLIEASLFPYAILLQVTPVVAIAPLIIIWVKEPTLALVICATMVAVFPILSNTVLGLRSVNPGLLNLFRLNRASRWDTLRRLRIPSALPYFFGGLRISCGLALIGAVVAEFVAGTGGTGAGLAYQILQAGFALNIPRLFAALLLITLTGVALFGLMVALSRLVLSHWHESELA, encoded by the coding sequence ATGACCCCTCCGCTGCTCTCGCGCCCCGCCGCGCAGCGCATCGCCGCGCCCCTCGCCGTCGGCGTGCTGCTCCTGCTGGCCTGGCAGGCCGCCTGCATGGTGCTGCAGGTACCCGCCTACCTGGTGCCCGCCCCGCTGACCATCCTGCACACGCTGGTGGAAGACTGGAGCCTGCTGGCCGGCTCGCTGCTGGTGACGCTGAAGATCACGCTGCTGGCCTTCGCGCTGGCCGTGGTGCTCGGCACCGCCGCCGCCTTCCTGTTCGTGCAGAGCCGGCTGATCGAAGCCAGCCTGTTCCCCTACGCCATCCTGCTGCAGGTGACACCCGTGGTGGCCATCGCCCCGCTGATCATCATCTGGGTCAAGGAGCCGACCCTGGCCCTGGTGATCTGCGCCACCATGGTGGCGGTCTTCCCCATCCTCTCCAACACCGTGCTCGGCCTGCGCAGCGTCAACCCAGGCCTGCTCAACCTGTTCCGCCTGAACCGCGCCAGCCGCTGGGACACGCTGCGGCGCCTGCGCATCCCCAGCGCGCTGCCCTATTTCTTCGGCGGCCTGCGCATCTCCTGCGGGCTGGCGCTGATCGGCGCGGTGGTGGCGGAGTTCGTCGCCGGCACCGGCGGCACCGGCGCGGGGCTGGCCTACCAGATCCTGCAGGCCGGCTTCGCGCTGAACATCCCGCGCCTGTTCGCGGCGCTGCTGCTGATCACGCTGACCGGCGTGGCCCTGTTCGGCCTGATGGTCGCGCTGTCGCGGCTGGTTCTCTCCCACTGGCACGAAAGCGAGCTGGCATGA
- a CDS encoding ABC transporter ATP-binding protein: MTALFRSGAPLGGAPAPAPAQTGQPPAGTALPAGADDALLFANQVEKTYPNGTVALERVKLAIRPGDFVSLLGPSGCGKSTLLKLFAGLETPSAGHLRWWGGPAIGVGTARDGGRTMAMVFQEATLMPWAKVAANVRLPLDLARMPRADSDERVRRALALVGLERFAGSYPRELSGGMQMRVSIARALATGPDLLLMDEPFGALDEFTRNKLDADLRALWAERGLTVVFVTHSIYEAVYLSTRVVVMAARPGRVIADVPIEAPGPRDEAFRVSPAFVQYCSQLSTLLAEANAAAGDAAQPS, translated from the coding sequence ATGACCGCCCTCTTCCGCAGCGGCGCGCCCCTCGGCGGCGCACCCGCCCCCGCTCCCGCCCAGACCGGGCAGCCGCCCGCCGGCACCGCCTTGCCGGCCGGCGCCGACGACGCCCTGCTCTTCGCCAACCAGGTCGAGAAGACCTATCCCAACGGCACGGTGGCGCTCGAGCGCGTCAAGCTTGCCATCCGGCCCGGTGACTTCGTCTCGCTGCTGGGCCCGTCCGGCTGCGGCAAGAGCACCTTGCTCAAGCTCTTCGCCGGCCTGGAGACGCCCAGCGCCGGACACCTGCGCTGGTGGGGCGGCCCGGCCATCGGCGTGGGCACGGCCCGCGACGGCGGGCGCACCATGGCCATGGTGTTCCAGGAAGCGACGCTGATGCCGTGGGCCAAGGTGGCGGCCAATGTCCGCCTGCCGCTCGACCTGGCGCGCATGCCGCGCGCCGACAGCGACGAACGCGTGCGGCGCGCGCTGGCACTGGTCGGGCTGGAGCGCTTCGCCGGATCCTATCCGCGCGAGCTGTCGGGCGGCATGCAGATGCGCGTATCGATCGCCCGCGCGCTTGCCACCGGTCCCGACCTGCTGCTGATGGACGAGCCTTTCGGCGCGCTGGACGAGTTCACGCGCAACAAGCTCGACGCCGACCTGCGCGCGCTATGGGCCGAGCGCGGCCTGACCGTGGTGTTCGTCACCCACAGCATCTACGAGGCGGTCTACCTGTCGACCCGCGTGGTGGTGATGGCGGCGCGCCCGGGCCGCGTGATCGCCGACGTGCCGATCGAAGCGCCGGGGCCGCGCGACGAAGCCTTCCGCGTCTCGCCCGCCTTCGTGCAGTACTGCAGCCAGTTGTCGACACTGCTGGCCGAGGCCAACGCCGCCGCCGGCGATGCCGCCCAGCCGTCCTGA
- a CDS encoding ABC transporter substrate-binding protein, whose translation MTSPSPLRRALLAAALALGAFAAAPGTAAAADKVTFLTSWYAQAEHGGFYQAVATGIYKKYGLDVTIRMGGPQVNGMQILTSGQADFLMGYDLQVLKGIEQGVPATTVAASFQSDLQGLMTHEDVKGLADLKGRTILVSTSGRTTWWPWLKEKYQLDESQSRVYTFNLQPFIADPKSTQQAYASSEVFAATKAGVKTKFFLFADDGYPPYGTTIVAMQKTVKEKPELVARFVKASMEGWKSYLADPAPGNALIKQDNPNMKDDQLAWGVDKLKAFKLVGGGDAAVQGIGVMTDTRWKKTRDFMVGTGLLKADVDWKQAYTTQFVKDLKVMP comes from the coding sequence ATGACGTCGCCTTCCCCCCTGCGCCGCGCGCTCCTCGCCGCCGCGCTCGCCCTCGGCGCTTTCGCCGCCGCCCCCGGCACCGCGGCCGCGGCCGACAAGGTCACCTTCCTGACCTCGTGGTATGCCCAGGCCGAGCATGGCGGCTTCTACCAGGCGGTCGCCACCGGCATCTACAAGAAGTACGGGCTCGACGTGACCATCCGCATGGGCGGCCCGCAGGTCAACGGCATGCAGATCCTGACCAGCGGCCAGGCCGACTTCCTGATGGGCTACGACCTGCAGGTGCTCAAGGGCATCGAGCAGGGCGTGCCGGCCACCACCGTGGCCGCGTCCTTCCAGTCGGACCTGCAGGGCCTGATGACGCACGAGGACGTCAAGGGCCTGGCCGACCTCAAGGGCCGCACCATCCTGGTCTCGACCTCCGGCCGCACCACGTGGTGGCCCTGGCTGAAGGAGAAGTACCAGCTCGACGAGAGCCAGTCGCGGGTCTACACCTTCAACCTGCAGCCCTTCATCGCCGATCCGAAGTCGACCCAGCAGGCCTACGCCTCGTCCGAGGTGTTCGCCGCCACCAAGGCCGGCGTGAAGACGAAGTTCTTCCTGTTCGCCGACGACGGCTATCCGCCCTACGGCACCACCATCGTGGCCATGCAGAAGACCGTGAAGGAAAAGCCCGAGCTGGTGGCGCGCTTCGTCAAGGCCTCGATGGAAGGCTGGAAGAGCTACCTGGCCGACCCCGCGCCGGGCAATGCCCTGATCAAGCAGGACAACCCGAACATGAAGGACGACCAGCTCGCCTGGGGCGTGGACAAGCTCAAGGCCTTCAAGCTGGTGGGCGGCGGCGACGCGGCGGTGCAGGGCATCGGCGTGATGACCGACACGCGCTGGAAGAAGACGCGCGACTTCATGGTCGGCACCGGGCTGCTGAAGGCCGACGTCGACTGGAAGCAGGCCTACACCACGCAGTTCGTCAAGGACCTCAAGGTGATGCCCTGA
- a CDS encoding MFS transporter, protein MLDWFRDLSRMERKGFYGAFLGHAVDVFDFMIYSFLITTLIAQWGMSKSTAGAIVTWTLVSSLVGAIGAGILADRYGRVRVLRWTIVLFCVSCFLCGLANSPEQLMAFRMLQGLGFGGESSLCMVLVTELIRNPAHRGKYSGFTASSYSFGWGAAAIAYAIAFSVLPPETAWRACFFVGILPALIVIYMRRNLEEPEVFVKSRAEAGTGPSALGQLARLGSRQLLGKTVLCSLLSGGMLGAYYAIATWLPTFLKTERGLSVFGTSSYLAVTIVGSLAGYVAGSYASDRWGRRLTYVAFAAGALVMAMVYMVIPVSNTSMLLLGFPLGVLMQGVFAGIGATISESYPNDIRATGYGVSYNIGRVIGSLFPLSVGWLSSGRTSLPIAIAIVAGAGYAMVVGAALLLPETRGMDLDQAGGSGGPDDDRAADGSAPVLAPVVGKPA, encoded by the coding sequence ATGCTGGACTGGTTCCGGGATCTATCACGCATGGAGCGCAAGGGCTTCTACGGCGCTTTCCTCGGGCATGCGGTCGACGTGTTCGACTTCATGATCTATTCCTTCCTGATCACGACGCTGATCGCCCAGTGGGGCATGAGCAAGTCGACGGCGGGCGCCATCGTCACCTGGACGCTGGTGTCCTCGCTGGTCGGCGCCATCGGCGCCGGCATCCTGGCCGACCGCTATGGCCGCGTGCGCGTGCTGCGCTGGACCATCGTACTGTTCTGCGTGTCCTGCTTCCTGTGCGGCCTGGCCAACAGCCCCGAACAGCTGATGGCCTTCCGCATGCTGCAGGGCCTGGGCTTCGGCGGCGAGTCCTCGCTGTGCATGGTGCTGGTCACCGAGCTGATCCGCAACCCGGCCCACCGCGGCAAGTATTCCGGCTTCACCGCCAGCAGCTATTCCTTCGGCTGGGGCGCCGCCGCCATCGCCTATGCGATCGCCTTCAGCGTGCTGCCGCCGGAGACGGCGTGGCGGGCCTGCTTCTTCGTCGGCATCCTGCCGGCGCTGATCGTCATCTACATGCGCCGCAACCTGGAAGAGCCCGAGGTCTTCGTCAAGAGCCGGGCCGAGGCCGGCACCGGCCCCTCGGCGCTCGGCCAGCTGGCACGCCTGGGCAGCCGCCAGCTGCTGGGCAAGACGGTGCTGTGCAGCCTGCTGTCCGGCGGCATGCTGGGCGCCTACTACGCCATCGCCACCTGGCTGCCGACCTTCCTCAAGACGGAACGCGGCCTGTCGGTGTTCGGCACCAGCTCCTACCTGGCCGTGACCATCGTCGGTTCGCTGGCCGGCTACGTGGCCGGCTCCTATGCCTCCGATCGCTGGGGCCGGCGCCTGACCTATGTCGCCTTCGCCGCCGGCGCGCTGGTGATGGCCATGGTCTATATGGTGATTCCGGTCTCCAACACCTCGATGCTGCTGCTGGGCTTCCCGCTGGGCGTGCTGATGCAGGGCGTGTTCGCCGGCATCGGCGCCACCATCTCGGAGTCCTATCCGAACGATATCCGCGCGACCGGCTACGGCGTCTCGTACAACATCGGGCGCGTGATCGGCTCGCTGTTTCCGCTGTCGGTCGGCTGGCTCAGCAGCGGCCGCACCTCGCTGCCGATCGCCATCGCTATCGTCGCCGGTGCCGGCTACGCCATGGTGGTGGGCGCCGCGCTGCTGCTGCCCGAGACGCGCGGCATGGACCTCGACCAGGCCGGCGGCAGCGGCGGCCCGGATGACGACCGCGCAGCGGACGGCAGCGCGCCGGTGCTGGCGCCGGTGGTGGGCAAACCCGCATAA
- a CDS encoding amidase, with translation MNRQDLAGDEAWQQDSQDLRFLPVWQAAARLARGETCAMELVDCCETAYRQGHASINALVLADFDAARAAAARSDARRARGQALGPLDGIPFSIKESFDVAGWPTTCGNPAHAGNVPAADAAVLERLRAAGAVLLGKTNVPIALRDWQSYNALYGTTRNPHDPSRTPGGSSGGSAAAVCAGMSFFDIGSDIGSSLRNPAHYCGVFSHKSSHGVVPLRGHGIGTHYGEQEINVAGPLARSARDLELVLDTLAGPDGETALAWRLQLPACPRQGLADFRVAVLPTHALAEADSEVGDQIEGLGRWLEAQGAQVAWHRRPDFDADELWHTYVTMLRATTSVHMDEAGFGAVLAQAAGLDPQRRDYAALQYTGAGIRHRDWLQLQQKRAAFAASWQRFFAEFDVLLCPAAVTTAFPIDESGEPWQRTLAVNGGTLPLTSQLFWAGHSGLCGLPSTVAPIGPGRSGLPVGVQIVAARYADLTSLRFARLLEQAGFAFRPPAASPRALP, from the coding sequence GTGAACCGGCAAGATCTCGCAGGCGATGAAGCCTGGCAGCAGGACTCCCAGGACCTCCGCTTCCTGCCCGTATGGCAGGCCGCTGCCCGCCTGGCGCGCGGCGAGACCTGCGCCATGGAACTGGTCGACTGCTGTGAGACGGCCTACCGCCAGGGCCACGCCAGCATCAACGCGCTGGTGCTGGCCGACTTCGATGCGGCGCGGGCCGCGGCCGCGCGGAGCGATGCGCGGCGCGCGCGGGGACAAGCGCTGGGACCGCTCGACGGCATCCCCTTCTCCATCAAGGAATCCTTCGATGTCGCCGGCTGGCCGACCACCTGCGGCAACCCTGCCCATGCTGGCAATGTGCCCGCCGCGGACGCCGCCGTGCTCGAACGCCTGCGCGCCGCCGGCGCGGTGCTGCTGGGCAAGACCAATGTCCCCATCGCCTTGCGCGACTGGCAGAGCTATAACGCGCTCTACGGCACGACGCGCAATCCGCATGACCCCTCGCGAACGCCAGGCGGCTCTTCGGGCGGCAGTGCCGCCGCGGTCTGTGCCGGCATGAGCTTCTTCGATATCGGTTCCGACATCGGCTCGTCGCTGCGCAACCCCGCCCACTACTGCGGCGTGTTCTCGCACAAGAGCAGCCACGGCGTGGTACCGCTGCGCGGCCACGGCATCGGCACGCACTACGGCGAACAGGAGATCAATGTCGCCGGCCCGCTGGCGCGCAGCGCGCGCGACCTGGAGCTGGTGCTGGATACGCTCGCCGGGCCCGATGGCGAAACGGCCCTTGCCTGGCGCCTGCAGTTGCCGGCCTGCCCCAGGCAAGGGTTGGCGGACTTCCGCGTGGCGGTGCTGCCCACCCATGCGCTGGCCGAGGCCGACAGCGAGGTCGGCGATCAGATCGAAGGCCTGGGCCGCTGGCTGGAGGCACAGGGCGCGCAGGTGGCATGGCACCGGCGCCCGGATTTCGACGCCGACGAACTGTGGCACACCTATGTGACGATGCTGCGCGCCACCACCTCGGTCCACATGGACGAGGCCGGCTTCGGCGCGGTGCTGGCCCAGGCCGCCGGGCTCGATCCGCAGCGGCGCGACTACGCCGCGCTGCAGTATACGGGGGCGGGCATCCGGCATCGCGACTGGCTGCAGTTGCAGCAGAAGCGGGCAGCCTTCGCCGCCTCATGGCAGCGCTTTTTCGCCGAGTTCGACGTCCTGCTCTGCCCTGCCGCGGTCACCACCGCCTTCCCCATCGACGAGAGCGGCGAGCCCTGGCAACGCACGCTCGCGGTCAACGGCGGCACGCTGCCGCTGACCAGCCAGTTGTTCTGGGCCGGCCATTCCGGCCTGTGCGGCCTGCCCTCGACGGTGGCGCCGATCGGCCCGGGCCGCAGCGGCCTGCCGGTGGGCGTGCAGATCGTGGCGGCACGCTACGCCGACCTGACTTCGCTGCGCTTCGCCCGCCTGCTGGAGCAAGCGGGCTTCGCCTTCCGGCCGCCTGCGGCCTCCCCGCGCGCGCTGCCATAA
- a CDS encoding 3'-5' exonuclease family protein: MPDHPDSHPALELDPLALAASLPRPIAFVDLETTGANAQHDRITEIGVVEVGPDGIVEWETLVDPGTPIPPFIQRLTGIHDEMVRGKPSFDSLAEGLAERLHGKLFVAHNARFDYGFLKSEFRRAGVDFRADVLCTVRLSRSLFPTAARHGLDALIGRFGLQPKGRHRALADAELLWQFWQHIHAQYSPALVDTAVRSLVKHGSLPPGLEEDALDGIPDRPGVYLFYGDQPMPLYIGKSIHLRQRISAHFSNDHRDAKDASLSRAIRRLEWRETGGEIGALLLEARLIKTLQPLHNQRLRRNARLYSWEMPPGLAAPRLRSDRDTDFSRPSALYGAFPSRAAAESALRALAQEHGLCESTLRLERHKRAGTPCFAHQLQRCAGACVGKEPAAEHRARTESALASMALRPWPFPGPVAWREGRGARHPWHVLENWCYLGSAPTLAATPDLLGRHASFDLDTYQILLPHLDVLLAEARPLPRGREFVLEAPQATLAPTPAHGEAVTGAADRTVSAGRARRRRQADTLPLPFSD; the protein is encoded by the coding sequence ATGCCGGACCATCCAGATTCCCACCCCGCCCTGGAACTCGACCCGCTCGCGCTGGCGGCGTCGCTACCGCGACCGATCGCCTTCGTGGACCTGGAGACGACCGGGGCCAACGCCCAGCACGACCGCATCACGGAGATCGGCGTGGTGGAGGTCGGCCCGGACGGCATCGTGGAGTGGGAGACCCTGGTCGACCCCGGCACGCCGATCCCACCGTTCATCCAGCGGCTGACCGGCATCCACGACGAGATGGTGCGCGGCAAACCCAGCTTCGACAGCCTGGCGGAAGGGCTGGCCGAGCGGTTGCACGGCAAGCTCTTCGTCGCCCACAACGCCCGTTTCGACTATGGCTTCTTGAAAAGCGAATTCCGCCGTGCTGGCGTGGACTTCCGCGCCGATGTCTTGTGCACGGTCCGGCTGTCGCGCTCCCTGTTTCCCACAGCGGCACGCCACGGCCTCGACGCACTGATCGGGCGCTTCGGGCTGCAGCCGAAGGGGCGCCACCGCGCGCTGGCCGACGCCGAGCTGCTGTGGCAGTTCTGGCAGCACATCCACGCGCAGTACTCGCCGGCCCTGGTGGATACCGCCGTGCGCTCCCTGGTCAAGCATGGCAGCCTGCCGCCAGGACTCGAGGAGGACGCCCTCGACGGCATCCCCGACCGTCCCGGCGTGTACCTGTTCTACGGCGACCAGCCGATGCCTCTCTATATAGGGAAGAGCATCCACCTGCGCCAACGCATCAGCGCACACTTCTCCAATGATCACCGCGATGCCAAGGACGCCAGCCTGTCACGCGCCATACGACGGCTGGAGTGGCGCGAGACCGGGGGCGAAATCGGCGCCCTGCTGCTGGAGGCCCGGCTGATCAAGACCCTGCAGCCGCTGCACAACCAGCGCCTGCGGCGCAATGCCCGGCTCTATTCCTGGGAGATGCCGCCAGGCCTGGCGGCGCCGCGACTGCGCTCGGACCGCGACACCGATTTCAGCCGGCCATCCGCCCTCTATGGCGCCTTCCCGAGCCGCGCCGCTGCCGAGAGCGCGCTGCGTGCGCTGGCCCAGGAACACGGCCTGTGCGAGTCCACCCTGCGCCTGGAACGCCACAAGCGCGCCGGCACGCCCTGCTTTGCCCATCAACTGCAGCGCTGCGCCGGCGCCTGCGTGGGCAAGGAGCCGGCCGCCGAGCACCGCGCCCGCACCGAGTCGGCCCTGGCGTCGATGGCGCTGCGCCCCTGGCCCTTCCCGGGCCCGGTGGCCTGGCGCGAGGGGCGGGGCGCGCGCCACCCCTGGCATGTGCTGGAGAACTGGTGCTACCTCGGCTCGGCCCCGACCCTGGCAGCCACGCCGGACCTGCTGGGCAGGCATGCCAGCTTCGATCTCGATACCTACCAGATCCTGCTACCCCACCTGGACGTCTTGCTGGCCGAGGCCCGCCCGCTCCCGCGCGGCCGCGAGTTCGTGCTGGAGGCACCTCAGGCCACGCTGGCCCCGACACCCGCACACGGAGAAGCCGTCACGGGCGCCGCGGACCGCACCGTGTCCGCCGGACGCGCGCGGCGGCGCCGGCAGGCCGACACCCTGCCGCTACCATTCAGCGACTGA
- a CDS encoding DMT family transporter: MMTAMGLDSRHTPPSRWGTLFLLTFPPLSWAGNAIVGRLAAGHVPPITLNFIRWVIAGAILACFAGRSLLAHRGALQRHAVMLWVLGALSIASYNALQYLALKTSTPINVTLIGASTPLFLLVLGATVFKEPVKPWHVAGALLCLIGVGFVLLRGEPARLAQLDFVAGDLFMLAATIAWSGYTWLLRKHRPDLPLPAFMLAQILTGLVVSVPFVGWELGVAQESIRWSWRVAAILAYVGTVPSLLAYFSWDRAIARAGAQLPVFFITLTPVFAALLSTLLLSEWPHWYHGVGLVAIGMGILLAQKR, translated from the coding sequence ATGATGACCGCCATGGGCCTCGACAGCCGCCACACCCCGCCATCCCGGTGGGGCACGCTCTTCTTGCTGACGTTTCCACCGCTGAGCTGGGCCGGCAATGCCATCGTCGGCCGGCTGGCGGCGGGCCATGTGCCGCCGATCACGCTGAACTTCATCCGCTGGGTGATCGCCGGGGCCATCCTTGCGTGCTTTGCCGGCCGCAGCCTGCTCGCGCACCGCGGCGCCCTGCAGAGGCACGCCGTCATGCTGTGGGTCCTGGGCGCGCTCTCGATCGCCAGCTACAACGCGCTGCAATACCTGGCGTTGAAAACGTCGACCCCGATCAATGTCACCTTGATCGGCGCGTCGACGCCGCTCTTCCTGCTGGTACTGGGTGCCACCGTGTTCAAGGAGCCAGTCAAGCCCTGGCATGTCGCCGGCGCCCTGCTGTGCTTGATCGGCGTAGGCTTCGTGCTGCTGCGGGGCGAGCCCGCCCGGCTGGCCCAGCTCGACTTCGTCGCGGGCGACCTGTTCATGCTGGCGGCGACGATCGCCTGGAGCGGCTACACCTGGCTGTTGCGCAAGCATCGTCCCGACCTGCCGCTACCCGCCTTCATGCTGGCGCAGATCCTCACCGGCCTGGTGGTCAGCGTGCCTTTCGTCGGCTGGGAGCTCGGCGTGGCGCAGGAGTCCATCCGCTGGAGCTGGCGCGTTGCCGCCATCCTGGCCTATGTCGGAACCGTGCCGTCCCTGCTGGCCTATTTCTCCTGGGATCGCGCTATCGCGCGGGCGGGAGCGCAGCTCCCGGTCTTCTTCATCACCTTGACGCCGGTGTTCGCGGCGCTGCTGTCAACGCTGCTCTTGAGCGAATGGCCGCACTGGTACCACGGCGTCGGCCTGGTGGCGATCGGCATGGGCATCCTGCTGGCACAGAAGCGATAG
- a CDS encoding CopD family protein, with translation MNVELLLRFVHIAAAAIWVGGMFFAYVCLRPAAAELLEPPPRLRLWRAVLARFLGWVWVTVILIGVTGMVRFGQAGSAAPPNWHVMMGSGLLMFAIFVYVYTVPFAALRRSVDAEDWAQAGVALGRIRQAVGWNLLLGLLTICVATLGAALG, from the coding sequence ATGAATGTCGAACTTCTGCTGCGTTTCGTCCACATTGCCGCTGCCGCGATCTGGGTCGGCGGGATGTTCTTTGCCTATGTCTGCCTGCGGCCGGCGGCGGCCGAACTGCTCGAGCCACCGCCGCGGCTGCGCCTGTGGCGCGCCGTGCTGGCGCGTTTCCTCGGCTGGGTCTGGGTCACCGTGATCCTGATCGGCGTGACCGGCATGGTGCGCTTCGGCCAGGCAGGATCTGCGGCGCCACCCAACTGGCATGTGATGATGGGCAGCGGCCTGCTGATGTTCGCGATCTTCGTCTATGTCTACACGGTGCCGTTCGCGGCCCTGCGTCGCAGCGTCGATGCCGAGGACTGGGCCCAGGCCGGCGTGGCGCTCGGACGGATCCGTCAGGCGGTGGGCTGGAACCTGCTGCTGGGCCTGCTGACCATCTGCGTGGCCACGCTGGGCGCCGCCCTGGGCTGA